The following are from one region of the Etheostoma spectabile isolate EspeVRDwgs_2016 chromosome 17, UIUC_Espe_1.0, whole genome shotgun sequence genome:
- the LOC116705395 gene encoding LOW QUALITY PROTEIN: gamma-adducin-like (The sequence of the model RefSeq protein was modified relative to this genomic sequence to represent the inferred CDS: inserted 1 base in 1 codon): MSLVELRQMAGSLTLSLSSNDPKERYFDRNDESDPEYLRSRNMSPDLRQDFSMMEQKKRVTQILQSPVFKDELEGLIHDQMTKGNNPTGLLALRQIADLVMANTLGGAGPLTSPISVGMVTPVNDLYGIESPSFAKGEKQSRCRLASLYRLIDIFSWARFTSSYITVRVNKEQDHVLISPQGLSFAEVTAANLVKVNIIGEVVDQGSTDLGIDHFGFAPHSAIYSLRPDVRCIIHIHTPATAAVSSMKCGILPISHEALLLGDVSSFGYHGSLGNKEEKVEFQKALGPTAKMMILRNHGLLALGETVEEAFHYVYHSQQACEIQVNALRCSGGVDGLVLLDRQKFKPXDPGXXXXAGLVMDNEVKWKVGEAELESLMRMLDNLGYRTGYSYRNPIVREKPRSKNDVEIPATVSAVPPEDSEMGLRSPFKFMVQKQQRERTRWLNSPNSYLRVNVPEHSPSGDVSPRTKTMWMKSSQPGNSIGTPIKIEDPNQFVPLNTDPTEVLDKRNRIKEQHRGDLMTSGPKSQLLAGIVVDTIKGPAFIIEDEEQTRSLPPNPFNDLTETVLEEYKSMVERKQQGQEEDDDATDADEMTTFDGSTISLSLSPIMTPAKDKVPNGKDYLEETDEDLSMEVSKLSVSTLETVEISITSKTREAQTLESQTKSPKKKKKKFRTPSFLRKSKKNKDEKVKTEA; encoded by the exons atgagtctggtggagcTGAGGCAGATGGCGGGGTCTCTCACCCTGTCCCTGTCCAGCAACGACCCCAAGGAGCGCTACTTTGACCGCAATGACGAGAGTGACCCTGAGTATCTCCGCAGCAGGAATATGTCGCCAGACCTGAGGCAGGACTTCAGCATGATGGAGCAGAAGAAGAGGGTCACCCAGATCCTGCAGAGTCCG GTGTTTAAAGATGAGTTGGAAGGTCTGATTCATGACCAGATGACAAAGGGCAACAACCCTACGGGTCTCCTGGCTCTGAGACAGATTGCTGACCTGGTCATGGCAAACACCTTGGGAGGGGCTGGCCCCCTGACTTCACCAATCA GCGTTGGGATGGTGACTCCAGTCAATGACTTGTATGGCATTGAGTCTCCCTCCTTTGCCAAAGGGGAGAAACAGAGTCGCTGCAGGCTGGCCAGCCTCTACAGGCTTATTGACATCTTCAGCTGGGCTCGTTTTACAAGCTCCTACATTACT GTGCGTGTCAATAAAGAGCAGGATCATGTTCTTATTAGTCCACAAGGTCTGTCTTTCGCCGAGGTGACGGCAGCGAATTTG GTGAAAGTCAACATTATTGGTGAGGTGGTGGACCAGGGTTCTACTGATCTGGGCATCGACCACTTTGGGTTTGCTCCTCATTCCGCCATTTACTCACTGCGCCCTGATGTGAGATGTATCATCCACATACATACCCCCGCTACAGCTGCT GTCTCCTCCATGAAATGTGGAATCTTGCCCATATCCCATGAGGCTTTGCTTCTGGGAGACGTGAGCTCTTTTGGTTACCATGGAAGCCTGGGTAATAAAGAGGAGAAGGTGGAGTTTCAGAAAGCTCTGGGCCCTACTGCCAAG ATGATGATCCTCAGGAACCACGGGCTGCTTGCTTTGGGAGAAACAGTAGAAGAGGCTTTTCACTATGTGTACCACTCACAGCAAGCTTGTGAAATCCAG GTGAATGCCTTGAGGTGTTCAGGTGGCGTGGACGGCCTCGTGCTGCTGGACAGACAGAAGTTTAAAC CTGATCCAGGGAGNNNNNNNNNNGCCGGGTTGGTGATGGACAATGAGGTCAAGTGGAAAGTGGGCGAGGCCGAGCTTGAGTCCCTAATGAGGATGCTGGACAACCTG GGATACAGAACAGGCTACTCGTATAGGAACCCCATCGTCCGTGAAAAACCCCGCTCTAAGAACGACGTAGAGATCCCTGCCACGGTGTCAGCAGTACCACCGGAGGACAGTGAGATGGGTCTGCGTAGCCCCTTCAAGTTTATGGTGCAGAAACAGCAGAGAGAAAGGACCCGGTGGCTCAACTCACCCAACAGCTACTTGAGGGTCAATGTTCCTGAACATTCGCCCAGCGGGGATGTCAGCCCCAGGACCAAGACCATG tgGATGAAGTCTTCACAGCCAGGCAATAGCATCGGCACACCAATAAAGATCGAGGACCCCAACCAGTTTGTCCCGCTCAACACTGATCCAACAGAAGTTTTGGATAAGAGGAACCGG ATAAAAGAACAGCACAGAGGTGACCTGATGACTTCTGGACCAAAATCTCAGTTACTAGCAGGCATTGTTGTGGACACCATAAAAGGCCCA GCTTTCATCATTGAGGACGAGGAGCAGACTCGCTCTCTCCCCCCCAACCCCTTCAATGATCTTACAGAGACGGTGCTTGAAGAATACAAGAGCATGGTAGAAAGAAAGCAGCAAGGCCAAGAAG AAGATGATGATGCCACTGATGCAGATGAGATGACAACATTTGATGGCTCTACtatctccctctccctctctcccataATGACGCCAGCTAAAG ACAAAGTACCCAATGGGAAAGACTACTTGGAAGAGACAGACGAGGATCTGAGTATGGAGGTATCCAAGCTGAGCGTGAGCACTTTGGAAACGGTGGAAATCTCCATTACATCTAAGACGCGGGAGGCTCAGACCCTGGAGAGCCAAACCAAGTCccccaagaaaaagaaaaagaagttcCGCACACCGTCATTCTTGAGAAAGAGCAAGAAAAACAAGGATGAGAAAGTAAAAACAGAAGCCTGA